Part of the Flavobacterium sp. KS-LB2 genome is shown below.
TTTCCCGGAAGCCGTAATCAACTTTTTAGCATTATTAGGTTGGAATGACGGAACGGATAAAGAATTATTCTCGCTGGAAGAATTAGTTGCAGCATTTGACTTGAACAGAGTTCATAAGGCTGGAGCTAAATTTGATCCGGAAAAAAACAAATGGTTCAATCACCAGTATTTAATCAAGCAGGAAGATGCAACTTTGGCGAAAGCCTATGCTCCTATTTTGGCTGAAAAAGGGTTTTCTGTAGATGAAAGTGTATTAACAAAAGTGGTTTCTTTGATCAAAGAACGCGCGCATTTTGTTTCTGAATTTTGGGAAATGAGTGATTTCTTTTTTGTGGCTCCAACAGCGTATGATGAAAAAGCAAGCAAAAATTGGAAAGCAGAAACTCCGGCATTAATGCAGGAATTAATTTCTGTTGTGGAAGAAATCACCGATTTTACTTCTATGAATATTGAAACCATTGTGAAAGACTGGATGACGAAAAACGAAATTGGAATGGGAAAAGTAATGCAACCGTTTCGTTTGAGTTTGGTTGGCGCGCTGAAAGGTCCTCACCTATTTGATATCGTTGAAGTAATTGGAAAAGACGAAACGATAAAAAGAATTCAAAAAGCAATCGCTACTTTGTAGCTTTTAAACACAAAGTTATCCAAGAAAGGCTCAAAGTTCACTAAATAAACGTAGTGAACTTTGAGCCTTCTTACTTTCATTCTTATATGATTAGCTACAAATAAATAATCAAATTACCATTCAGTATTCCTGGATTCCCTTTGAAATTGACTCCTAAATTCTTGTTGTTCAAGTTTTCAAGCATGTTATTGACTCCATATTGATAGGAAACATTAGCTCTGAAATGACGAACACCAAACGTGATTCCAACCGTTGGATAAAAATTAAAATTTGAAATCTCCCTAATATCTTTGGCTAGCAACGTTGTCCCAGAAATGACATTGTTTTCATCAGAGTTATCTATATTTAATTTTCCATTTACCTGAACAATTGGGCCAAACTCAATACTCAAATGATTTTCAACCAATTTATAACTTACTTGTAAAGACACTTGAGCTGACGCCAATTTATAATTAACATCTTCCTGTACCAAAGTCAAAGTATTCGTTGCAACAGAAAAATTATTTTCGCTAAATTGAATGTTATACACCATATCCCAATTATTATAGAAATTTCCCCGCATAGAAAGTCCCGCATTCCAACCCAAATCAGGTTTAGTTTGGAAATTATCCGTATTCAGGGTAAATTGATTGACTCCAAAACTGATTCCTATCCTATTTGAATCCCTATATTTATATTGGGAGAAGGCTGTTATCGATAGTAAAGCAAAAAATAAAGTAAGCGCTATCTTTTTCATATAATTGAAATTTACAAAGACAAACCTAAAGATTTTTTGTAAATTGTGAGATAATTTTTAACTAATAATACAAACATTATGGATATTGCATTAATTATCTTACTGGTCTTTGGTTTCTTCATTTTACTGTCGTCCTTTTTTACAGTAAAACAACAAACAGCTGTTGTTGTAGAGCGATTTGGAAAATTTTTAAGTATCAGACAATCTGGTTTACATTTGAAAATTCCGTTAATCGATAGAATTGCAGGACGTGTGAATCTAAAAATTCAACAATTAGATGTTATCATTGAAACAAAAACCAAAGACAACGTTTTTGTTAAGCTTAAAGTTTCGGTTCAATTTATGGTTATCAAAGAAACTGTTTATGATGCTTTTTATAAACTAGAATATCCACACGATCAAATTACTTCTTATGTATTTGATGTCGTTCGTGCTGAAGTTCCAAAATTAAAACTAGATGATGTTTTTGAAAGAAAGGATGATATTGCCATTGCTGTAAAAAGAGAATTG
Proteins encoded:
- a CDS encoding PorT family protein, whose product is MKKIALTLFFALLSITAFSQYKYRDSNRIGISFGVNQFTLNTDNFQTKPDLGWNAGLSMRGNFYNNWDMVYNIQFSENNFSVATNTLTLVQEDVNYKLASAQVSLQVSYKLVENHLSIEFGPIVQVNGKLNIDNSDENNVISGTTLLAKDIREISNFNFYPTVGITFGVRHFRANVSYQYGVNNMLENLNNKNLGVNFKGNPGILNGNLIIYL